A genomic stretch from Anoplolepis gracilipes chromosome 16, ASM4749672v1, whole genome shotgun sequence includes:
- the Tmod gene encoding tropomodulin isoform X5 — MATTEIFQDWDSPYENLSALRTTTKTTRKTTTTTTTTTKRETSSSTKTTTMTTAAKLYGKDLSEYDDIDVDQLLAELTPEELNILAKEVDPDDSFMPPSQRCSYECNKSPTGPLNRKKLIEHINKQALETPDIPELKPYVPGVIRGKKWIPPPQESVKEKEAEEQIAIDLGEEYEQALSTATQEEIIDLAAILGFHSMMNQDQYHASLLNSGQPVGLGWDGVTKASQPKVYPMEPPNDTDVDATIKQVRDDDSTLTDLNWNNIKNISDEKFIQLFEGLEMNTHLESLSLTNVGLNDKTAQRLADALEKNSTLKVLNVETNFISPPVIVRLIRSLLKTKSIEEFRCSNQRSQVLGNKIEMEITQLVEQNPTLLRLGLHLEFNDARHRVAAHLQRNIDRICRMEAQARAEFVAIASGPGTFTVLPADDLKNRA; from the exons ATGGCGACCACGGAGATCTTTCAGGACTGGGATTCTCCTTACGAGAATCTCAGCGCGCTGAGGACCACTACTAAGACTACCAGAAAAACAACTACCACCACAACAACTACTACCAAACGAgag ACTTCCTCTTCAACCAAAACAACCACCATGACGACAGCAGCCAAGCTGTATGGCAAGGACCTGAGCGAGTATGATGACATTGACGTGGATCAATTGTTGGCAGAACTCACGCCAGAGGAACTAAATATACTAGCCAAGGAAGTGGATCCTGAT gACAGCTTTATGCCACCTTCGCAGCGTTGCAGTTACGAATGCAACAAGAGTCCTACAGGGCCACTGAATCGAAAGAAACTTATTGAACATATCAACAAGCAAGCTCTAGAGACACCTGATATTCCAGAATTAAAACCATATGTACCTGGTGTAATTAGAGGAAAAAAA TGGATACCTCCGCCACAAGAGAGCGTAAAAGAAAAGGAAGCAGAGGAACAAATCGCGATAGATCTTGGGGAAGAATATGAACAAGCACTTTCGACTGCCACCCAAGAAGAAATCATTGATCTTGCTG ctATTCTCGGATTCCATTCCATGATGAATCAAGATCAATATCACGCGTCTTTACTGAATTCTGGACAACCGGTCGGACTCGGCTGGGATGGAGTGACGAAAGCTAGTCAACCGAAAGTCTATCCGATGGAACCGCCCAATGATACGGATGTCGATGCCACTATTAAACAAGTGCGAGATGATGATTCCACTCTGACTGACTTAAATTGGaacaatattaaa AATATTTCGGATGAAAAATTCATACAGTTATTTGAAGGGTTGGAAATGAACACACATCTTGAATCACTAAGTTTAACTAACGTTGGACTCAACGACAAGACCGCACAACGATTGGCCGATGCTTTAGAAAAGAATTCGACACTCAAAGTGCTCAA cGTGGAGACAAATTTCATAAGTCCACCTGTGATAGTAAGGCTGATCAGATCTCTTCTTAAAACAAAATCCATCGAAGAATTTCGATGTTCGAACCAG AGGTCGCAAGTATTGGGTAACAAGATCGAGATGGAGATCACACAATTGGTAGAACAAAATCCAACGTTATTGCGACTTGGGTTGCATCTGGAGTTCAATGATGCTAGACATCGCGTAGCTGCGCATCTACAACGCAACATTGACAGGA TCTGTCGTATGGAAGCCCAGGCACGAGCTGAATTTGTAGCGATCGCTTCTGGCCCTGGAACCTTCACCGTTCTTCCCGCAGATGACTTAAAAAATAGAGCGTAG
- the Tmod gene encoding tropomodulin isoform X8, with protein sequence MTTAAKLYGKDLSEYDDIDVDQLLAELTPEELNILAKEVDPDDSFMPPSQRCSYECNKSPTGPLNRKKLIEHINKQALETPDIPELKPYVPGVIRGKKWIPPPQESVKEKEAEEQIAIDLGEEYEQALSTATQEEIIDLAAILGFHSMMNQDQYHASLLNSGQPVGLGWDGVTKASQPKVYPMEPPNDTDVDATIKQVRDDDSTLTDLNWNNIKNISDEKFIQLFEGLEMNTHLESLSLTNVGLNDKTAQRLADALEKNSTLKVLNVETNFISPPVIVRLIRSLLKTKSIEEFRCSNQRSQVLGNKIEMEITQLVEQNPTLLRLGLHLEFNDARHRVAAHLQRNIDRICRMEAQARAEFVAIASGPGTFTVLPADDLKNRA encoded by the exons ATGACGACAGCAGCCAAGCTGTATGGCAAGGACCTGAGCGAGTATGATGACATTGACGTGGATCAATTGTTGGCAGAACTCACGCCAGAGGAACTAAATATACTAGCCAAGGAAGTGGATCCTGAT gACAGCTTTATGCCACCTTCGCAGCGTTGCAGTTACGAATGCAACAAGAGTCCTACAGGGCCACTGAATCGAAAGAAACTTATTGAACATATCAACAAGCAAGCTCTAGAGACACCTGATATTCCAGAATTAAAACCATATGTACCTGGTGTAATTAGAGGAAAAAAA TGGATACCTCCGCCACAAGAGAGCGTAAAAGAAAAGGAAGCAGAGGAACAAATCGCGATAGATCTTGGGGAAGAATATGAACAAGCACTTTCGACTGCCACCCAAGAAGAAATCATTGATCTTGCTG ctATTCTCGGATTCCATTCCATGATGAATCAAGATCAATATCACGCGTCTTTACTGAATTCTGGACAACCGGTCGGACTCGGCTGGGATGGAGTGACGAAAGCTAGTCAACCGAAAGTCTATCCGATGGAACCGCCCAATGATACGGATGTCGATGCCACTATTAAACAAGTGCGAGATGATGATTCCACTCTGACTGACTTAAATTGGaacaatattaaa AATATTTCGGATGAAAAATTCATACAGTTATTTGAAGGGTTGGAAATGAACACACATCTTGAATCACTAAGTTTAACTAACGTTGGACTCAACGACAAGACCGCACAACGATTGGCCGATGCTTTAGAAAAGAATTCGACACTCAAAGTGCTCAA cGTGGAGACAAATTTCATAAGTCCACCTGTGATAGTAAGGCTGATCAGATCTCTTCTTAAAACAAAATCCATCGAAGAATTTCGATGTTCGAACCAG AGGTCGCAAGTATTGGGTAACAAGATCGAGATGGAGATCACACAATTGGTAGAACAAAATCCAACGTTATTGCGACTTGGGTTGCATCTGGAGTTCAATGATGCTAGACATCGCGTAGCTGCGCATCTACAACGCAACATTGACAGGA TCTGTCGTATGGAAGCCCAGGCACGAGCTGAATTTGTAGCGATCGCTTCTGGCCCTGGAACCTTCACCGTTCTTCCCGCAGATGACTTAAAAAATAGAGCGTAG